A stretch of Blastocatellia bacterium DNA encodes these proteins:
- a CDS encoding alkaline phosphatase family protein: MIKKRLPVQLILLFAILFSFNSLVTSKVVLSSQNKTANKTSNQAAKKASAIPKLTVLLVVDQFRADYLTRLKGLFGQKGFNRLIDQGANFTNAHYAYSNTYTAVGHTTIVTGSLPSIHGIVANKWFDRKENRLVRASEDDKTTPLGGKEGASPQQLLTTTFGDQLRLSNNYQSKSIGISIKERSAVFIAGRRATGAYWFDGSQGNMSSSSYFMKELPEWVIKFNKEGFADEYFQKNWDRKLPIEAYNIADKDDASYEATWKGNTITFPHIMDGNSKEKGQAFIDNLEILLF; this comes from the coding sequence ATGATAAAAAAGAGGTTACCAGTACAGCTAATTTTACTATTTGCTATTTTATTTAGTTTTAATAGTTTAGTAACTAGTAAAGTTGTATTAAGTAGTCAAAACAAAACTGCTAATAAAACCTCTAATCAGGCAGCAAAAAAAGCTAGTGCTATTCCTAAGCTAACAGTATTACTTGTTGTTGATCAGTTTCGTGCTGACTATTTAACTAGACTTAAAGGCTTATTTGGACAAAAAGGCTTTAATCGATTAATTGATCAAGGTGCTAATTTTACTAACGCACATTATGCTTACTCTAATACTTATACGGCAGTAGGACACACAACAATAGTTACAGGATCTCTTCCATCAATACATGGAATTGTTGCTAATAAATGGTTTGATAGAAAAGAAAATAGATTAGTGCGTGCCTCAGAAGATGATAAAACTACCCCTTTAGGTGGTAAAGAAGGCGCATCACCCCAACAATTATTAACTACTACTTTTGGTGATCAGCTAAGATTAAGTAATAATTACCAATCTAAAAGCATAGGTATTTCAATTAAGGAGCGTTCAGCCGTTTTTATAGCTGGTCGTCGTGCAACAGGAGCTTACTGGTTTGATGGTAGCCAAGGAAATATGAGTTCAAGTTCTTACTTTATGAAGGAATTACCAGAATGGGTAATAAAATTTAATAAAGAAGGCTTTGCTGATGAGTATTTTCAAAAAAACTGGGATCGGAAATTACCTATAGAAGCTTATAATATTGCTGATAAAGATGATGCTAGTTATGAAGCTACATGGAAAGGTAACACAATAACCTTTCCTCATATTATGGACGGAAACAGCAAAGAAAAAGGCCAAGCTTTTATCGACAATTTGGAGATACTCCTTTTCTAA
- a CDS encoding alkaline phosphatase family protein has translation MLTKFALAAIDNENLGKDEYPDFLAVSFSAPDLIGHMFGPYSHEAQDIMLRLDDTIGNFLDQLDKRFGLNNLLIVLTADHGVSPIPEYAQAHNLGGGRIDGLALKAEMEKLLVKEFGKVGNDKYILALINHQFYLNEELIKEKKLSLTQISEFLGQEAAKTKGISAFYTKERILTGRMPDTDISRRIMAGYSNERCGNVFLLVEPFVLIAEAEDEYMGTSHGTPYHYDTHVPILIMGNQIKPGVYKEACTPSDIAPTLANLLSVEAPSGSVGRILTEALK, from the coding sequence ATGTTGACAAAATTTGCTTTGGCTGCAATTGATAATGAAAATTTAGGCAAAGATGAATATCCAGATTTTTTAGCTGTTAGTTTTTCTGCTCCTGATTTAATTGGACATATGTTTGGCCCCTATAGCCATGAAGCTCAAGACATAATGCTTAGGCTAGATGACACAATAGGAAATTTTTTAGATCAATTAGATAAAAGATTTGGGTTAAATAATCTATTAATTGTACTTACTGCTGATCATGGAGTATCGCCCATACCAGAATATGCCCAAGCCCATAATTTAGGTGGTGGACGTATAGATGGGCTTGCACTAAAAGCAGAAATGGAAAAGCTACTTGTTAAAGAATTTGGAAAAGTGGGAAATGATAAATATATCTTAGCTTTAATTAACCACCAGTTTTATCTTAACGAAGAATTAATTAAGGAAAAGAAGCTAAGTTTAACACAAATTTCTGAATTTTTAGGACAAGAGGCAGCAAAAACTAAAGGTATTTCTGCCTTTTACACCAAAGAGCGAATTTTAACAGGCCGAATGCCTGACACAGATATTAGCCGTCGAATTATGGCAGGTTATAGTAATGAAAGATGTGGAAATGTATTTTTACTAGTAGAACCTTTTGTTTTAATTGCTGAAGCAGAAGATGAATATATGGGAACTAGTCATGGCACACCATATCATTATGATACTCATGTACCTATTCTAATAATGGGAAATCAAATAAAACCAGGTGTTTATAAAGAAGCTTGTACACCTAGTGATATAGCTCCAACTCTAGCTAATTTGCTTTCTGTTGAAGCACCTAGCGGATCAGTAGGACGTATTTTAACCGAAGCCTTAAAATAA
- a CDS encoding ATP-dependent Clp protease ATP-binding subunit has translation MKLEIKISSIGQVLENETFLTEALFFPEVLAYHTNLEKAETNLVASLKYILPKLPLIDIHRRQLSSSALVKKVSLTLSPNKEVFEWQEPLELTFHTVEWQHSETLDIVYVPALEIEIINKQKDRDKLAEKVLAEIKAELLRRKAVNSLKQLTWLQRIEQLELKEISLSTDIRSPKQIALQIEKNELDKPSILKEIGTSLNNQPLPIAYEVESEVKRLADALTGRMAKSVLLVGNSGVGKTAIFHQLVKDRAKFQLTNTPFWATSGAKLVAGMSGFGMWQERCKEVWQEASKQKAVLFFGNLVELMNVGKSEHNNQGIASFFRPYLVRGDLTAVVECTPEQLPLIEKEDPHLLSAFQQIKIAEPDLEKGRAILLSYAIAARKNKPIITIEALELLDKLHRRYATYSAYPGRPIRFFKNLISQLSPEHHITLAPDQQIIEADIISAFSRETGLPLFLLDDKVKFDLENTHKWFSERVIGQQEAVNCVIDVLAMVKAELTRPNKPIASFLFIGPTGVGKTEMAKSLAEFLFQNKERLSRFDMSEYSDPISVTRLIGGVFASEGLLTAKVREQPFSVILFDEFEKAHSSFFDLLLQVLGEGRLTDSGGKLADFRNSVVIMTSNLGAESFQKGTVGFQQDDLLTANKHFATAVREFLRPELYNRIDRIVPFTPLPPEIIKQITNRELDKITQRNGILYRGVTLQYSTEASNLLAQKGYNPRYGARPLKRAIEKELLVPLAERLNSYTGETTLAAEISLLEPNKTLQVTVRPRVGKDGRPISLLSNDLNLLDQVKLCTALRRNAHYLAISSDLTDIQNEIFRLIRLEAKLKEKTWKKPADLIKLTRLPLLKKL, from the coding sequence ATGAAATTAGAAATTAAAATATCGTCTATTGGTCAAGTTTTAGAAAACGAGACATTTTTAACTGAAGCCCTATTCTTTCCAGAAGTGCTTGCCTATCATACAAATTTAGAAAAAGCTGAAACAAATTTAGTTGCTAGCTTAAAATATATTCTGCCCAAACTGCCTTTAATAGACATCCATCGCCGTCAACTTAGTAGTTCAGCCCTAGTCAAAAAAGTTTCTTTAACTTTATCGCCAAATAAAGAAGTTTTTGAATGGCAAGAACCCTTAGAGCTTACTTTTCATACAGTTGAATGGCAACATAGCGAAACCCTAGACATAGTTTATGTTCCAGCTTTAGAAATTGAAATTATTAATAAACAAAAAGATAGAGATAAATTAGCAGAAAAAGTTTTAGCAGAAATTAAAGCTGAATTGCTTAGACGTAAAGCAGTAAACTCACTCAAACAGCTAACTTGGCTTCAACGTATTGAACAGCTTGAACTAAAGGAAATATCTCTTTCTACAGATATTCGTAGCCCAAAACAAATTGCTCTTCAAATAGAAAAAAATGAACTTGATAAACCATCAATATTAAAAGAGATAGGAACTTCTCTTAATAATCAGCCATTGCCAATAGCTTATGAAGTTGAGTCAGAAGTAAAGCGTTTAGCTGATGCTTTAACAGGTCGAATGGCTAAAAGCGTTTTGTTGGTTGGTAATTCTGGTGTTGGTAAAACAGCTATTTTTCATCAACTAGTTAAGGATAGAGCTAAATTTCAGCTTACTAACACCCCTTTTTGGGCTACTAGTGGAGCAAAATTAGTTGCTGGAATGTCAGGTTTTGGAATGTGGCAAGAACGCTGCAAAGAAGTTTGGCAAGAAGCCTCTAAACAAAAAGCCGTTTTATTTTTTGGCAATTTAGTAGAGCTAATGAATGTAGGTAAAAGCGAACATAATAACCAAGGTATTGCTTCTTTTTTCCGCCCCTACTTAGTACGTGGAGATCTTACTGCTGTAGTTGAATGCACTCCAGAACAATTACCATTAATAGAAAAAGAAGACCCTCATTTATTATCAGCTTTTCAACAAATTAAAATTGCCGAACCTGATTTAGAAAAAGGTCGAGCAATTTTACTAAGTTATGCTATTGCAGCAAGAAAAAATAAACCTATCATCACTATTGAAGCTTTAGAACTACTAGACAAGTTACACCGTCGTTATGCTACTTATTCGGCCTATCCTGGCCGTCCTATTAGGTTTTTTAAGAACCTAATTTCTCAGCTATCACCAGAACACCATATTACTTTAGCTCCAGACCAACAAATAATAGAAGCAGACATAATTTCTGCATTTTCTCGTGAAACTGGACTACCTTTATTTCTATTAGACGACAAAGTTAAATTTGACCTAGAAAATACACATAAATGGTTTTCCGAGCGTGTTATTGGTCAACAAGAGGCTGTTAATTGTGTAATTGATGTTTTAGCAATGGTAAAAGCTGAGCTAACACGTCCCAATAAACCTATTGCCTCATTTTTATTTATTGGCCCAACTGGTGTAGGGAAAACCGAAATGGCAAAATCCCTTGCAGAATTTCTCTTTCAAAACAAAGAACGTCTTTCCCGCTTTGATATGAGTGAATATTCTGATCCTATTTCAGTTACACGTTTAATTGGTGGGGTTTTTGCGTCAGAAGGTTTACTAACAGCTAAAGTTAGAGAACAACCTTTTTCTGTTATTTTATTTGATGAATTTGAAAAAGCTCATTCTAGCTTCTTTGACTTATTATTACAGGTTTTAGGAGAAGGTCGATTAACTGATTCAGGAGGTAAATTAGCTGATTTTCGTAACTCAGTTGTAATTATGACTTCTAATTTAGGAGCAGAATCTTTTCAAAAAGGTACGGTTGGATTTCAACAAGATGATTTACTGACGGCTAATAAACATTTTGCTACTGCTGTGCGTGAATTTTTACGTCCTGAATTATATAACCGAATTGACCGAATAGTTCCTTTTACTCCTCTACCTCCAGAAATTATTAAGCAAATTACTAATAGAGAGTTAGATAAAATTACTCAACGAAACGGCATTTTATATCGGGGAGTAACTTTACAATATTCTACTGAAGCGTCTAATTTGCTTGCTCAAAAAGGTTATAACCCTCGTTATGGCGCACGTCCGCTTAAACGTGCAATTGAAAAAGAATTATTAGTACCTTTAGCAGAACGTCTTAATAGCTATACAGGAGAAACAACTTTAGCAGCAGAAATTAGCCTTTTAGAACCTAATAAAACCCTACAAGTAACTGTTCGCCCTAGAGTTGGTAAAGATGGTCGGCCTATTTCTTTGCTATCCAACGACCTTAATTTATTGGATCAAGTAAAACTTTGTACTGCTCTACGTCGCAATGCTCATTATTTAGCAATTAGCTCAGACCTTACAGACATTCAGAATGAAATTTTTCGTCTTATTCGTTTAGAAGCAAAACTAAAAGAAAAAACTTGGAAAAAACCAGCAGATCTAATTAAGTTAACTCGATTACCTTTATTAAAAAAGTTGTAG